The Enterobacter oligotrophicus sequence ACAGCCAATCCCCGGTCGCCTGGCTTTTTATCCCGATCGCGAAGCCGCGCTAAAGGATCTGTAATCTGCAACCGCAAAAAAAACGACTCTGAAAAGAGTCGTTTTTTATGTTCTTTATTGCAACGCACTAACTGTGCTTATGCTGGTCACGGCGGCAACGTTTGTCGTAATGGCGCACCCACCAGTATCTGTCACTCACCTGTTCGTGGCCGCTCACACGCGCCCCTGCCAGCCACAACACTGCACCAATAAAGATGCTCAGCACCGCGCCATGCGCGAAGTATTGTGGAAGGTCAAGCTGCGGTAACTGGTTTAAAATAGAATAACCCACACCGACGACCATCACCAGGAGTCCCAACCCCATCAGTACGTTACCGAGTATCGAAGCGTTTTTGCGTTTCATATGTCACCTCCGGAACCTGGGTTGTAAGGGATAATCCCCTAATCCTTGTGTGTAAAGTATAGACAACACCGCTTATATGAGTTGCGTGAATGATCACAATTACAGACGACGTCCGGACAAAAGTTTACAAATAAGCGCCTGAACAGCTTGAAATTCTAATGGTTCAGACCAGTAATTATTCACATTTCCGCCTGACTGCCCCATAACTTTGTCAAGCGGCTCGCCAGACAGTAAACTACGCGCCAGATCTGGAACCCATTAGGAATTGAATCGTGACGATTAAACTGATTGTCGGCCTCGCCAACCCAGGCGCAGAATATGCAGCGACCCGCCATAATGCCGGTGCCTGGTATGTCGATCTGCTGGCCGAACGGTTACGAGCCCCGCTGCGTGAAGAACCGAAATTCTTCGGGTATACCTCACGCATCAACCTTGCCGGTGCAGATGTACGGCTGCTGGTGCCCACCACCTTTATGAACCTGAGCGGCAAAGCCGTGGCGGCAATGGCAACGTTTTATCGCATCAATCCGGATGAAATTCTGGTTGCTCATGACGAGCTTGACCTGCCCCCTGGTGTGGCAAAATTTAAACTCGGCGGCGGTCATGGCGGTCATAATGGCCTGAAAGACATTATCAGCAAACTGGGGAATAACCCGAATTTTCACCGTTTGCGCGTGGGAATCGGTCATCCGGGCGATAAAAACAAAGTTGTGGGTTTTGTTCTGGGTAAGCCTCCGGTTTCTGAGCAAAAATTAATTGATGAAGCGGTAGACGAAGCGGCGCGCTGCACTGAAATCTGGCTCAAAGAGGGCTTAACAAAGGCGACAAATCGCTTACATGCCTTTAAAGCGCAATAATCAGGGCAATACGGCTTTTTTGCCGCGCACCCTGCAGGTTACGTGTATAATAGGCGTAGTTATTTACTTTTCTTCAATCGGTTATCTCTAACGGATTGATTATCAAGATATTAAGGTGATTTAGAAATGGGATTCAAATGCGGTATCGTCGGTCTGCCAAACGTGGGCAAATCCACCCTGTTTAACGCGCTTACCAAAGCGGGTATCGAAGCGGCGAACTTCCCGTTCTGTACCATCGAGCCAAACACTGGCGTTGTGCCAATGCCCGATCCGCGTCTGGACCAGCTTGCGGAAATCGTTAAGCCACAGCGCATTCTGCCAACCACCATGGAGTTCGTGGACATCGCGGGCCTGGTTAAAGGGGCTTCCAAAGGTGAAGGTCTGGGCAACCAGTTCCTGACCAACATTCGTGAAACCGAAGCGATCGGTCACGTTGTGCGCTGCTTCGAGAATGACAACATCATCCACGTGAATAACAAAGTGGACCCGGCAGACGACATCGATGTTATCAACACCGAACTGGCGCTCTCTGACCTCGATACCTGCGAACGCGCTATCCACCGTGTGCAGAAGAAAGCGAAAGGCGGCGATAAAGACGCAAAAGCTGAACTGGCCGCGCTGGAGAAGTGCCTGCCACAGCTGGAAAACGCGGGCATGCTGCGCGCGCTGAAAAACCTGACCGAAGAAGATAAAGCTGCGATCAAATACCTGAGCTTCCTCACTCTGAAGCCAACTATGTACATCGCGAACGTCAACGAAGACGGTTTTGAAAACAACCCGTATCTGGACAAAGTGCGCGAAATCGCCGCTGCTGAAGGTTCTGTCGTGGTTGCCGTCTGTGCCGCCGTTGAATCTGACATTGCTGAACTGGACGACGCCGACCGTGAAGAGTTCATGGCGGAGCTGGGTCTGGAAGAGCCTGGCCTGAACCGTGTGATCCGCGCAGGCTACGAACTGCTGAACCTGCAGACCTACTTTACCGCTGGCGTAAAAGAAGTCCGTGCATGGACCATCCCGGTTGGCGCGACTGCGCCGCAGGCAGCGGGTAAAATCCACACCGATTTCGAGAAAGGCTTTATCCGTGCTCAGACCATCGCGTTTGAAGACTTCATCACCTATAAGGGTGAACAGGGTG is a genomic window containing:
- the ychF gene encoding redox-regulated ATPase YchF; the encoded protein is MGFKCGIVGLPNVGKSTLFNALTKAGIEAANFPFCTIEPNTGVVPMPDPRLDQLAEIVKPQRILPTTMEFVDIAGLVKGASKGEGLGNQFLTNIRETEAIGHVVRCFENDNIIHVNNKVDPADDIDVINTELALSDLDTCERAIHRVQKKAKGGDKDAKAELAALEKCLPQLENAGMLRALKNLTEEDKAAIKYLSFLTLKPTMYIANVNEDGFENNPYLDKVREIAAAEGSVVVAVCAAVESDIAELDDADREEFMAELGLEEPGLNRVIRAGYELLNLQTYFTAGVKEVRAWTIPVGATAPQAAGKIHTDFEKGFIRAQTIAFEDFITYKGEQGAKEAGKMRAEGKDYIVKDGDVMNFLFNV
- the pth gene encoding aminoacyl-tRNA hydrolase codes for the protein MTIKLIVGLANPGAEYAATRHNAGAWYVDLLAERLRAPLREEPKFFGYTSRINLAGADVRLLVPTTFMNLSGKAVAAMATFYRINPDEILVAHDELDLPPGVAKFKLGGGHGGHNGLKDIISKLGNNPNFHRLRVGIGHPGDKNKVVGFVLGKPPVSEQKLIDEAVDEAARCTEIWLKEGLTKATNRLHAFKAQ
- the ychH gene encoding stress-induced protein YchH; translation: MKRKNASILGNVLMGLGLLVMVVGVGYSILNQLPQLDLPQYFAHGAVLSIFIGAVLWLAGARVSGHEQVSDRYWWVRHYDKRCRRDQHKHS